The proteins below come from a single Pieris brassicae chromosome 1, ilPieBrab1.1, whole genome shotgun sequence genomic window:
- the LOC123712974 gene encoding nuclear RNA export factor 2-like isoform X2 encodes MADIKFKKFLLNRVTISTSVTDYLETCLSTDDDLHNWTDDEVNLYEALSSFFSVTFIPVNFVTQNGITTFYTSSLSFVLKIIKVDFLFPYVRKMCSIDILLNDKSSMELFDYQVSLEDIVRNTVNSRFGINFELNLSNFCNDKEFVDKKIDFYKLSLLSQFKILMLRMGKETKYLNLSHNNLSQVPLEILNFFIKGDLVGVDLSYNQIPSLVELQRVSSKIEKLWVEGNPLCTELDVSSYIRKISIKFPRLIELDGIKINNHGIMMPFFKTFIRTVKLKTNMVVEKFVCLYFSHYDSNLRSNLANFYDEAALFTINCHFPGSDVTHNKGTYIKGRENIVSMLSSLPPTVHDRSTFTVDVLSHSRKNLNLVIEGVYKEKLSDVERIMFFRRTFMIDIHTEDTTATHFINREIFTYTLATEEMADNSFKTPVRNENQLTLIDPEPEEREVVCRVFTHYTQLKRDEVERRLKQHDWDIHAALKQFCDDYRLASISPDKFRGEDDLSDVSMDSDAES; translated from the exons ATGGCAGACATAAAGTTCAaaaaattccttttaaataGAGTTACTATCTCAACAAGCGTTACTGATTATTTGGAAACCTGTTTATCAACAGATGATGAT CTACACAATTGGACTGATGATGAGGTGAATCTTTATGAAGCCTTAAGTAGTTTCTTTTCTGTTACATTCATCCCCGTTAACTTTGTAACACAGAACGGAATCACAACATTTTACACTAGCAGTTtaagttttgtattaaaaattataaaggtgGACTTCCTATTTCCATATGTGAGAAAAATGTGTAGTATagatatacttttaaatgacAAATCATCAATGGAATTGTTTGACTACCAAGTATCTCTAGAAGATATAGTaagaaatactgttaattCAAGATTTGGGATTAATTTTGAGCTTAATTTATCTAACTTCTGTAATGATAAAG aGTTTGTGGATaagaaaattgatttttataaactttcatTGCTGTCCCAATTCAAGATACTTATGCTAAGAATGGGaaaggaaacaaaatatttaaatttgagtcacaataatttaag TCAGGTGCCCCTAGAAATCCTTAACTTTTTCATTAAAGGAGACCTTGTTGGTGTTGATTTAAGTTATAACCaa ATACCTTCGCTGGTAGAACTACAAAGAGTAAGCAGTAAAATAGAAAAACTATGGGTCGAGGGAAACCCTCTGTGTACGGAATTAGATGTATCAAGCTATATaaggaaaatatctataaaattccCTAGGTTAATTGAATTG GATGGCATCAAAATTAACAATCATGGAATAATGATGCCATTCTTCAAAACATTCATCAGAACTGTGAAACTGAAGACAAATATGGTGGTCGAAAAATTCGTTTGTCTCTACTTCTCACATTATGACTCTAATTTGCGGTCAAATCTTGCTAACTTCTACGACGAAGCTGctctatttacaattaattgcCATTTTCcag GATCAGATGTAACCCACAATAAAGGTACATATATTAAAGGGCGGGAAAATATTGTGTCAATGCTCAGTTCATTACCTCCCACAGTTCATGATCGAAGTACGTTTACCGTTGATGTACTAAGTCATAGT AGAAAAAATCTTAATCTGGTAATAGAAGGAGTATACAAGGAGAAGCTCTCTGATGTTGAAAGAATTATGTTTTTCCGAAGAACATTTATGATTGACATTCATACAGAGGATACCACAGCAacgcattttattaatagagaAATCTTTACTTATACACTTGCAACGGAGGAGATGGCCGACAACAGTTTTAAG ACACCGGTTAGAAATGAAAATCAGCTGACTCTCATCGACCCGGAACCAGAGGAGCGCGAAGTGGTGTGTCGAGTGTTCACCCACTACACGCAATTAAAGAGAGACGAGGTCGAGAG GCGCTTAAAACAACATGATTGGGATATACACGCCGCTTTAAAACAGTTCTGTGACGATTATAGATTAGCTAGTATATCTCCAGACAAGTTTAGAGGAGAAGATGACTTGTCCGACGTATCGATGGATTCTGATGCAGAATCATAA
- the LOC123712974 gene encoding nuclear RNA export factor 2-like isoform X1, whose product MADIKFKKFLLNRVTISTSVTDYLETCLSTDDDVCKYSFHKIMLHNWTDDEVNLYEALSSFFSVTFIPVNFVTQNGITTFYTSSLSFVLKIIKVDFLFPYVRKMCSIDILLNDKSSMELFDYQVSLEDIVRNTVNSRFGINFELNLSNFCNDKEFVDKKIDFYKLSLLSQFKILMLRMGKETKYLNLSHNNLSQVPLEILNFFIKGDLVGVDLSYNQIPSLVELQRVSSKIEKLWVEGNPLCTELDVSSYIRKISIKFPRLIELDGIKINNHGIMMPFFKTFIRTVKLKTNMVVEKFVCLYFSHYDSNLRSNLANFYDEAALFTINCHFPGSDVTHNKGTYIKGRENIVSMLSSLPPTVHDRSTFTVDVLSHSRKNLNLVIEGVYKEKLSDVERIMFFRRTFMIDIHTEDTTATHFINREIFTYTLATEEMADNSFKTPVRNENQLTLIDPEPEEREVVCRVFTHYTQLKRDEVERRLKQHDWDIHAALKQFCDDYRLASISPDKFRGEDDLSDVSMDSDAES is encoded by the exons ATGGCAGACATAAAGTTCAaaaaattccttttaaataGAGTTACTATCTCAACAAGCGTTACTGATTATTTGGAAACCTGTTTATCAACAGATGATGATGTTTGTAAATAcagttttcataaaattatg CTACACAATTGGACTGATGATGAGGTGAATCTTTATGAAGCCTTAAGTAGTTTCTTTTCTGTTACATTCATCCCCGTTAACTTTGTAACACAGAACGGAATCACAACATTTTACACTAGCAGTTtaagttttgtattaaaaattataaaggtgGACTTCCTATTTCCATATGTGAGAAAAATGTGTAGTATagatatacttttaaatgacAAATCATCAATGGAATTGTTTGACTACCAAGTATCTCTAGAAGATATAGTaagaaatactgttaattCAAGATTTGGGATTAATTTTGAGCTTAATTTATCTAACTTCTGTAATGATAAAG aGTTTGTGGATaagaaaattgatttttataaactttcatTGCTGTCCCAATTCAAGATACTTATGCTAAGAATGGGaaaggaaacaaaatatttaaatttgagtcacaataatttaag TCAGGTGCCCCTAGAAATCCTTAACTTTTTCATTAAAGGAGACCTTGTTGGTGTTGATTTAAGTTATAACCaa ATACCTTCGCTGGTAGAACTACAAAGAGTAAGCAGTAAAATAGAAAAACTATGGGTCGAGGGAAACCCTCTGTGTACGGAATTAGATGTATCAAGCTATATaaggaaaatatctataaaattccCTAGGTTAATTGAATTG GATGGCATCAAAATTAACAATCATGGAATAATGATGCCATTCTTCAAAACATTCATCAGAACTGTGAAACTGAAGACAAATATGGTGGTCGAAAAATTCGTTTGTCTCTACTTCTCACATTATGACTCTAATTTGCGGTCAAATCTTGCTAACTTCTACGACGAAGCTGctctatttacaattaattgcCATTTTCcag GATCAGATGTAACCCACAATAAAGGTACATATATTAAAGGGCGGGAAAATATTGTGTCAATGCTCAGTTCATTACCTCCCACAGTTCATGATCGAAGTACGTTTACCGTTGATGTACTAAGTCATAGT AGAAAAAATCTTAATCTGGTAATAGAAGGAGTATACAAGGAGAAGCTCTCTGATGTTGAAAGAATTATGTTTTTCCGAAGAACATTTATGATTGACATTCATACAGAGGATACCACAGCAacgcattttattaatagagaAATCTTTACTTATACACTTGCAACGGAGGAGATGGCCGACAACAGTTTTAAG ACACCGGTTAGAAATGAAAATCAGCTGACTCTCATCGACCCGGAACCAGAGGAGCGCGAAGTGGTGTGTCGAGTGTTCACCCACTACACGCAATTAAAGAGAGACGAGGTCGAGAG GCGCTTAAAACAACATGATTGGGATATACACGCCGCTTTAAAACAGTTCTGTGACGATTATAGATTAGCTAGTATATCTCCAGACAAGTTTAGAGGAGAAGATGACTTGTCCGACGTATCGATGGATTCTGATGCAGAATCATAA
- the LOC123712974 gene encoding nuclear RNA export factor 2-like isoform X3 — protein sequence MMMFLHNWTDDEVNLYEALSSFFSVTFIPVNFVTQNGITTFYTSSLSFVLKIIKVDFLFPYVRKMCSIDILLNDKSSMELFDYQVSLEDIVRNTVNSRFGINFELNLSNFCNDKEFVDKKIDFYKLSLLSQFKILMLRMGKETKYLNLSHNNLSQVPLEILNFFIKGDLVGVDLSYNQIPSLVELQRVSSKIEKLWVEGNPLCTELDVSSYIRKISIKFPRLIELDGIKINNHGIMMPFFKTFIRTVKLKTNMVVEKFVCLYFSHYDSNLRSNLANFYDEAALFTINCHFPGSDVTHNKGTYIKGRENIVSMLSSLPPTVHDRSTFTVDVLSHSRKNLNLVIEGVYKEKLSDVERIMFFRRTFMIDIHTEDTTATHFINREIFTYTLATEEMADNSFKTPVRNENQLTLIDPEPEEREVVCRVFTHYTQLKRDEVERRLKQHDWDIHAALKQFCDDYRLASISPDKFRGEDDLSDVSMDSDAES from the exons ATGATGATGTTT CTACACAATTGGACTGATGATGAGGTGAATCTTTATGAAGCCTTAAGTAGTTTCTTTTCTGTTACATTCATCCCCGTTAACTTTGTAACACAGAACGGAATCACAACATTTTACACTAGCAGTTtaagttttgtattaaaaattataaaggtgGACTTCCTATTTCCATATGTGAGAAAAATGTGTAGTATagatatacttttaaatgacAAATCATCAATGGAATTGTTTGACTACCAAGTATCTCTAGAAGATATAGTaagaaatactgttaattCAAGATTTGGGATTAATTTTGAGCTTAATTTATCTAACTTCTGTAATGATAAAG aGTTTGTGGATaagaaaattgatttttataaactttcatTGCTGTCCCAATTCAAGATACTTATGCTAAGAATGGGaaaggaaacaaaatatttaaatttgagtcacaataatttaag TCAGGTGCCCCTAGAAATCCTTAACTTTTTCATTAAAGGAGACCTTGTTGGTGTTGATTTAAGTTATAACCaa ATACCTTCGCTGGTAGAACTACAAAGAGTAAGCAGTAAAATAGAAAAACTATGGGTCGAGGGAAACCCTCTGTGTACGGAATTAGATGTATCAAGCTATATaaggaaaatatctataaaattccCTAGGTTAATTGAATTG GATGGCATCAAAATTAACAATCATGGAATAATGATGCCATTCTTCAAAACATTCATCAGAACTGTGAAACTGAAGACAAATATGGTGGTCGAAAAATTCGTTTGTCTCTACTTCTCACATTATGACTCTAATTTGCGGTCAAATCTTGCTAACTTCTACGACGAAGCTGctctatttacaattaattgcCATTTTCcag GATCAGATGTAACCCACAATAAAGGTACATATATTAAAGGGCGGGAAAATATTGTGTCAATGCTCAGTTCATTACCTCCCACAGTTCATGATCGAAGTACGTTTACCGTTGATGTACTAAGTCATAGT AGAAAAAATCTTAATCTGGTAATAGAAGGAGTATACAAGGAGAAGCTCTCTGATGTTGAAAGAATTATGTTTTTCCGAAGAACATTTATGATTGACATTCATACAGAGGATACCACAGCAacgcattttattaatagagaAATCTTTACTTATACACTTGCAACGGAGGAGATGGCCGACAACAGTTTTAAG ACACCGGTTAGAAATGAAAATCAGCTGACTCTCATCGACCCGGAACCAGAGGAGCGCGAAGTGGTGTGTCGAGTGTTCACCCACTACACGCAATTAAAGAGAGACGAGGTCGAGAG GCGCTTAAAACAACATGATTGGGATATACACGCCGCTTTAAAACAGTTCTGTGACGATTATAGATTAGCTAGTATATCTCCAGACAAGTTTAGAGGAGAAGATGACTTGTCCGACGTATCGATGGATTCTGATGCAGAATCATAA
- the LOC123712974 gene encoding nuclear RNA export factor 2-like isoform X4, whose protein sequence is MCSIDILLNDKSSMELFDYQVSLEDIVRNTVNSRFGINFELNLSNFCNDKEFVDKKIDFYKLSLLSQFKILMLRMGKETKYLNLSHNNLSQVPLEILNFFIKGDLVGVDLSYNQIPSLVELQRVSSKIEKLWVEGNPLCTELDVSSYIRKISIKFPRLIELDGIKINNHGIMMPFFKTFIRTVKLKTNMVVEKFVCLYFSHYDSNLRSNLANFYDEAALFTINCHFPGSDVTHNKGTYIKGRENIVSMLSSLPPTVHDRSTFTVDVLSHSRKNLNLVIEGVYKEKLSDVERIMFFRRTFMIDIHTEDTTATHFINREIFTYTLATEEMADNSFKTPVRNENQLTLIDPEPEEREVVCRVFTHYTQLKRDEVERRLKQHDWDIHAALKQFCDDYRLASISPDKFRGEDDLSDVSMDSDAES, encoded by the exons ATGTGTAGTATagatatacttttaaatgacAAATCATCAATGGAATTGTTTGACTACCAAGTATCTCTAGAAGATATAGTaagaaatactgttaattCAAGATTTGGGATTAATTTTGAGCTTAATTTATCTAACTTCTGTAATGATAAAG aGTTTGTGGATaagaaaattgatttttataaactttcatTGCTGTCCCAATTCAAGATACTTATGCTAAGAATGGGaaaggaaacaaaatatttaaatttgagtcacaataatttaag TCAGGTGCCCCTAGAAATCCTTAACTTTTTCATTAAAGGAGACCTTGTTGGTGTTGATTTAAGTTATAACCaa ATACCTTCGCTGGTAGAACTACAAAGAGTAAGCAGTAAAATAGAAAAACTATGGGTCGAGGGAAACCCTCTGTGTACGGAATTAGATGTATCAAGCTATATaaggaaaatatctataaaattccCTAGGTTAATTGAATTG GATGGCATCAAAATTAACAATCATGGAATAATGATGCCATTCTTCAAAACATTCATCAGAACTGTGAAACTGAAGACAAATATGGTGGTCGAAAAATTCGTTTGTCTCTACTTCTCACATTATGACTCTAATTTGCGGTCAAATCTTGCTAACTTCTACGACGAAGCTGctctatttacaattaattgcCATTTTCcag GATCAGATGTAACCCACAATAAAGGTACATATATTAAAGGGCGGGAAAATATTGTGTCAATGCTCAGTTCATTACCTCCCACAGTTCATGATCGAAGTACGTTTACCGTTGATGTACTAAGTCATAGT AGAAAAAATCTTAATCTGGTAATAGAAGGAGTATACAAGGAGAAGCTCTCTGATGTTGAAAGAATTATGTTTTTCCGAAGAACATTTATGATTGACATTCATACAGAGGATACCACAGCAacgcattttattaatagagaAATCTTTACTTATACACTTGCAACGGAGGAGATGGCCGACAACAGTTTTAAG ACACCGGTTAGAAATGAAAATCAGCTGACTCTCATCGACCCGGAACCAGAGGAGCGCGAAGTGGTGTGTCGAGTGTTCACCCACTACACGCAATTAAAGAGAGACGAGGTCGAGAG GCGCTTAAAACAACATGATTGGGATATACACGCCGCTTTAAAACAGTTCTGTGACGATTATAGATTAGCTAGTATATCTCCAGACAAGTTTAGAGGAGAAGATGACTTGTCCGACGTATCGATGGATTCTGATGCAGAATCATAA
- the LOC123715627 gene encoding transcription initiation factor TFIID subunit 12, giving the protein MSQGANMPTIGGMTPGTIQYVNNPLQSPQLQTSSIQGSPSQHSPMGQAQVSTKTNQGSGDQTTQLLSRPRLQELVREVDPTVQLDEEVEEMLLQLADDFIDTTLNAACSLAKHRHAPTVELKDVQLHLERQWNMWIPGFGNDDLRPYKRAPVTEAHKQRMALIRKTIKKY; this is encoded by the exons ATGTCGCAAGGAGCAAATATGCCTACAATTGGAGGTATGACTCCAGGAACCATACAATATGTGAATAATCCACTTCAAAGTCCACAATTACAAACATCGTCAATACAAGGCTCCCCATCGCAGCATAGTCCAATGGGCCAAGCACAAGTATCAACAAAAACCAATCAAGGATCTGGCGATCAAACAACACAG ctcTTAAGCAGACCCCGATTACAAGAATTAGTTAGAGAAGTGGACCCCACAGTTCAACTAGATGAAGAGGTGGAAGAGATGTTGCTGCAGTTAGCTGATGACTTTATTGACACTACACTAAATGCTGCCTGTTCACTTGCTAAACATAGACATGCTCCAACAGTGGAGCTAAAAGATGTTCAGTTACATTTAG AGAGACAATGGAATATGTGGATACCTGGCTTTGGCAATGACGACCTAAGACCCTACAAGAGGGCCCCCGTAACAGAAGCACATAAACAGAGAATGGCtcttattagaaaaacaataaagaaatactag
- the LOC123712001 gene encoding uncharacterized protein LOC123712001, with protein MPKKLKVVVKSLYSHEIRKDVSLENLKSLKLEDAWPFIREEIETEIGSSQLVCIPHITEADLYKVTSLFVPNDKPTNGKMFSPLGELKMNINMAKSDPHYVSWLNESDFQDTSFKFPHESVKITLQDESIKNKVRVIMVSFNRTIIPNNKDLVNNIYLDVDKHKELQGKKSVYMITKVLMAKTIEFRVTQGTSSRIFHLGNASPLVFGLEEFMIGEDGKLISKQPVTIKSKFLNWQKLHPSDQLYIAEKVTESEE; from the exons ATgccgaaaaaattaaaagtcgTTGTGAAATCTCTATATTCTCATGAAATACGCAAAGATGTTAGTTTGGAAAACTTAAAATCGTTAAAACTTGAAGATGCGTGGCCGTTCATCAGGGAGGAAATTGAAACGGAGATCGGTAGCAGTCAGCTCGTCTGTATACCTCATATTACAGAGGCCGATCTTTACAAAGTTACTTCTCTATTTGTCCCTAATGACAAGCCAACAAATGGTAAAATGTTCTCACCTCTTGGAGAGCTTAAAATGAACATAAACATGGCCAAGTCAGACCCGCATTATGTCAGCTGGTTAAATGAGAGTGATTTCCAAGATACTTCTTTCAAATTCCCTCATGAGAGTGTGAAG ATAACTTTACAAGATGAGTCAATTAAGAATAAAGTTAGAGTTATTATGGTGAGCTTCAATAGAACAATTATTCCAAACAATAAGGATCTTGTCAACAACATTTATTTGGATGTTGACAAACATaaag aattacAAGGCAAAAAATCTGTGTATATGATCACAAAAGTGCTCATGGCCAAAACCATTGAGTTCAGAGTGACTCAAGGTACATCTTCCAGAATATTTCACCTTGGAAATGCATCACCATTGGTCTTTGGCTTAGAGGAGTTCATGATTGGTGAGGATGGAAAACTAATTAGTAAA caaCCAGTTACAATTAAATCCAAATTTCTTAACTGGCAGAAACTACATCCATCAGACCAGTTGTATATTGCCGAGAAAGTCACAGAAAGTgaagaataa
- the LOC123708846 gene encoding short coiled-coil protein homolog, with protein sequence MSSIIQRDDNIPLADDDPQVIISDEVDNNRLDHGRSMDSLPSSYTGSSSPGLNGPPSFEPDSGIDEQEEKARLISQVLELQNTLDDLSQRVDSVKEENLKLRSENQVLGQYIENLMSASSVFQSTTSAKQ encoded by the exons ATGTCATCAATTATTCAAAGAGACGACAACATTCCACTAGCTGACGATGATCCTCAAGTAATTATTAGCGATGAAGTTGATAATAATCGTTTGGACCACGGAAGGTCCATGGACTCTTTACCGAGCTCTTACACAGGATCTTCAAGTCCAGGATTGAATGGTCCCCCAAGCTTTGAACCTGATTCAGGAATTGATGAACAAGAAGAAAAGGCCCGGCTCATCTCCCAAGTTTTGGAGTTACAAAATACTTTAGATG ATTTGTCACAAAGAGTGGACTCTGTCAaagaagaaaatttaaaactgcGTTCGGAAAATCAAGTGCTAGGTCAATACATTGAAAATCTCATGTCTGCATCATCTGTCTTTCAATCAACAACATCTGCaaaacagtaa